Proteins from one Panicum virgatum strain AP13 chromosome 7K, P.virgatum_v5, whole genome shotgun sequence genomic window:
- the LOC120640014 gene encoding parkeol synthase-like, with protein sequence MSYIYGKKFVGPATPVVLELRNELYKVHYDEIDWNKARTECAKEDMYNPHSSVQDILWSILHKFVEPVLMHWPGRKLREKALATAMRHIHYEDECTRYINLGAVPKIYDGSQVWDAGLTVEALVATDFVKEIGPTLNRAHSFLKNSQLLDNCPRNFEYWHRHISKGGWTFTTADDGWQVSDCTGTALKACLLLSKISPEIISEPLETDRQYDAVNCLMYFMNNNGGFSTFERIRSYAWLEYINPSDAFGRVMIEYP encoded by the exons ATGTCTTACATTTATGGGAAGAAGTTTGTTGGCCCAGCCACCCCAGTTGTACTGGAATTGAGAAATGAACTCTACAAAGTCCACTATGATGAGATTGACTGGAACAAAGCTCGTACTGAATGTGCTAAG GAAGATATGTACAATCCGCATTCGTCAGTTCAGGATATACTTTGGTCTATTCTTCACAAGTTTGTTGAACCAGTTCTGATGCATTGGCCTGGGAGAAAACTGAGGGAGAAAGCTCTTGCCactgccatgaggcacattcaCTATGAAGATGAGTGCACTCGATACATCAACCTTGGTGCTGTACCCAAG ATTTACGATGGAAGCCAAGTGTGGGACGCAGGTTTAACAGTTGAGGCCCTTGTGGCTACCGActttgtcaaagagattggacCAACTCTTAATCGAGCGCATTCCTTCCTTAAGAATTCGCAG TTGCTTGACAACTGCCCCAGAAATTTTGAATACTGGCATCGCCACATCTCCAAAGGTGGATGGACATTTACTACAGCTGATGATGGTTGGCAAGTTTCAGATTGCACTGGAACAGCATTAAAG GCTTGTCTACTGTTATCAAAGATTTCTCCTGAAATCATTAGCGAACCATTGGAAACTGATAGACAATATGATGCTGTCAATTGTCTGATGTATTTCATG AATAATAATGGTGGCTTTTCaacatttgaacgcatcagatCTTATGCATGGCTGGAG TATATTAATCCTTCCGACGCATTTGGGCGTGTAATGATTGAATACCCGTAA